One genomic window of Medicago truncatula cultivar Jemalong A17 chromosome 1, MtrunA17r5.0-ANR, whole genome shotgun sequence includes the following:
- the LOC25483401 gene encoding ras-related protein RABA4d, which produces MSNLYGDYNQKIDYVFKVVLIGDSAVGKTQLLARFSRNQFNVDSKATIGVEFQTKTLVIDNKTVKAQIWDTAGQERYRAVTSAYYRGAVGAMLVYDMTKRQSFDHMARWLEELRGHADTNIVIMLIGNKCDLGTLKAVPTEDAQEFAQRENLFFMETSALESTNVETAFLTILTEIYRLISKKTLTANDEADPGGGSGLLKGTRIIVPNQDASAYEKKGGCCG; this is translated from the exons ATGTCGAATTTATACGGTGATTATAATCAGAAGATCGATTACGTTTTCAAAGTGGTGTTGATTGGTGATTCTGCCGTTGGAAAAACACAACTTCTTGCTCGTTTTTCGAGGAATCAATTTAACGTTGATTCTAAAGCTACAATTGGTGTTGAGTTTCAAACCAAAACTCTTGTTATTGATAATAAAACTGTTAAGGCTCAAATATGGGACACTGCTGGTCAAGAAAG GTACAGAGCAGTAACTAGTGCGTATTACCGTGGAGCTGTTGGAGCGATGTTAGTTTACGACATGACTAAGCGCCAATCATTTGATCACATGGCAAGGTGGTTAGAGGAACTGAGGGGTCATGCAGACACAAATATTGTCATAATGCTAATTGGCAACAAGTGTGATTTGGGAACTCTAAAGGCAGTACCTACTGAAGATGCTCAGGAGTTTGCTCAAAGAGAGAACCTATTCTTTATGGAGACATCAGCACTAGAGTCCACTAATGTCGAAACCGCCTTTCTGACTATTCTAACAGAAATTTACCGACTTATCAGCAAAAAAACACTTACTGCCAATGACGAGGCAGATCCTGGTGGTGGTTCAGGGCTTCTGAAGGGAACCCGGATAATTGTTCCTAACCAAGATGCGAGTGCTTATGAAAAGAAGGGTGGTTGCTGCGGGTAA